In Candidatus Tanganyikabacteria bacterium, the genomic stretch CGCGGCCAAACTGGCGACCGACGCGGCGCGCAAGACGCTGGACGCGGTCGACGAACTGGTCCGGCGCACGCAGGACGTCGTGCATGAGGCGCGCAAGCGGCTGGACTAGCGCTTCGGCAGCCGAAGGCCCCCCGGCCGGCCGGCCGGGGGGCCCAGATCCTGTACCTACTGCTTCTTGAGCTTGATGATCCCGAAGACCGCGCCCTGCGGATCCTGCAGGATGGCGAAGCGGCCCTGGCCGATCTCCTCGGGCGGCATCAGGACCTTGCCGCCGAGTTCGGTCGCCTTCGCGACCGTCGCGTCGGTGTCGGCGACCGAGAAGTAGGGCTGCCAGTAGGGCGGGAATCCCTGCTTCGGGTCCATCATCCCCGCCTCGTACGGGTTCTTGGGATCGGTCGAGACGAACATGAGGTACTCGCCGCCCTCGCCCATCTCCATCTTCTCGATGGTGTAGCCGAAGAGGCCGCAGTAGAAGGCGGACGCCTTGCCGGTGTCGTTGGTGTACAGCTCGTTCCAGCAGAAGCTGCCGGGCTCGCCTTCGACCAGGTCGGCCCCCGCATGCTTGCCCGCCTGCCATAGCCCGAACACCGCGCCGGTGGGATCGGCGACGACCGCCATGCGGCCGGCGTCCATCACGTCGAAGGGCTCTGCGAAGACCTGGCCGCCGAGTTCCCTGGCCTTGGCCGCGTACTTGTCGGCGCTGTCGACGGCGATGTAATTGAACCAGTTGGGCGGGGCGCCCATCTTGATTTCGTCGGGCATCTGGGGCTGGAGGGCCGCGACGTTCTTGCCGTCCACCGAGGCCATCGTGTAGCTCATCGTCTCGTCGATGGGCAGATCCTCCAGCGACCATCCGAGGAGCTTGGTGTAAAAGGTCTTCGCGGCGACCACGTCGCTGGTGTGCAACTCCACCCAGCAGAACGTCCCGGTCGCGGCGGCCTTGGCGAGTTCGACTGCCATCTAGCGGTACCTCCTCCGATCCGAAATTGGGAAGCTATCTATAATACGATCCAAACCAGCGGTCGGAGGCGAGGTCGGGCAAAGTCTCCGGCGCGACGGCCGCCGCGAGGAGCCCGCGGGCGTCGGTGGTGAGCACCTGGATGTCGCACCCGCTCTCGGCCGCCACGTCCCGGACGGTTCGATCGTCCAGGAAGGTGTGGCTCCCGGCCCGGAGCATGATGTCCGGCAGCCAGACGGTGCCTCTGACGGCGTAACGGGCCAGGCCGGCCGCCACGTCGGATCCGGTCAGGAGCCCGGTCACGGTGATGTCGTCACCCCAGTACCGGCTGCGCAGGGGCAACAGGCGTACGGCAAGGCCGGAGACGGCGTTCAGGCGGTCCGCGATGGGCCGCAGGACGGTCTCCGCGGCCTGGCCCGTCACGACGGTGGCGCGGCGCGGCAGCGGCAGGGCGGCCGGCAGTTTTCGCGCCGCGCGGGCCCACTCGGAGAGCAAGAGGCGCGCCCCGCCGATGCCGTCGCCCAGGTTCGGGAACCCCGCGTAGTGGGC encodes the following:
- a CDS encoding VOC family protein, with amino-acid sequence MAVELAKAAATGTFCWVELHTSDVVAAKTFYTKLLGWSLEDLPIDETMSYTMASVDGKNVAALQPQMPDEIKMGAPPNWFNYIAVDSADKYAAKARELGGQVFAEPFDVMDAGRMAVVADPTGAVFGLWQAGKHAGADLVEGEPGSFCWNELYTNDTGKASAFYCGLFGYTIEKMEMGEGGEYLMFVSTDPKNPYEAGMMDPKQGFPPYWQPYFSVADTDATVAKATELGGKVLMPPEEIGQGRFAILQDPQGAVFGIIKLKKQ